The proteins below come from a single Miscanthus floridulus cultivar M001 chromosome 1, ASM1932011v1, whole genome shotgun sequence genomic window:
- the LOC136472875 gene encoding uncharacterized protein, whose protein sequence is MLIGATKPAAMATAAARHAALLLLLLLGLHATTAIAARAGAVVVDAELTSKPPSPGPKKPSVKPPPVVPGAGGVGGAIPTIPGFGGIPGMGMGGGGFGSIPGMAGGWGGGYGGPAGGYARGGVVAPTVTCAEKGPCYRKKVTCPKKCFSSYSGAGKGYGGGGGGGSCTVDCKVKCTAYC, encoded by the coding sequence ATGCTGATCGGAGCAACGAAACCCGCAGCCATGGCCACGGCAGCTGCCCGACACGCCGcgctcctcctgctcctgctgctCGGCCTGCACGCCACGACCGCCATCGCCGCGCGCgccggcgccgtcgtcgtcgatgCCGAGCTCACGTCCAAGCCGCCCTCCCCGGGCCCCAAGAAGCCCAGCGTCAAGCCACCGCCCGTCGTCCCAGGCGCGGGAGGCGTCGGCGGGGCGATCCCGACCATCCCGGGCTTCGGCGGCATCCCCGGGATGGGCATGGGCGGCGGCGGGTTCGGCAGCATCCCCGGGATGGCCGGCGGGTGGGGCGGCGGCTACGGCGGGCCTGCCGGCGGGTACGCCCGCGGCGGCGTGGTGGCGCCCACGGTGACCTGCGCCGAGAAGGGGCCCTGCTACAGGAAGAAGGTCACCTGCCCCAAGAAGTGCTTCTCCTCCTACAGCGGCGCCGGCAAGGgatacggcggcggcggcggcgggggcagcTGCACCGTCGACTGCAAGGTCAAGTGCACGGCCTACTGTTGA
- the LOC136543957 gene encoding glycine-rich RNA-binding protein 2-like: protein MAAADVEYRCFVGGLAWATNNESLEHAFASYGEILDSKVITDRETGRSRGFGFVTFSSEQSMLDAIENMNGKELDGRNITVNQAQSRGGGGGGGYGGRRDGGGYGGGGGGYGGRRDGGGYGGGGGGYGGRRDGGGYGDGGYGGGSRGDSGSNWRN from the exons atggcggcggcggacGTGGAGTACCGTTGCTTCGTCGGCGGGCTGGCCTGGGCCACCAACAACGAGTCCCTGGAGCATGCCTTCGCCTCCTACGGCGAGATCCTCGACTCCAAG GTCATCACCGACCGGGAGACTGGGAGGTCCCGCGGGTTCGGCTTCGTCACCTTCTCCTCCGAGCAGTCCATGCTCGACGCCATCGAGAACATGAACGGCAAGGAGCTCGACGGTCGCAACATCACCGTCAACCAGGCCCagtcccgcggcggcggcggcggcggcggctacggtGGGCGCCGCGACGGTGGCGGctacggaggcggcggcggcggctacggcGGGCGCCGCGACGGTGGCGGctacggaggcggcggcggcggctacggcGGTCGCCGTGACGGAGGCGGCTACGGCGACGGTGGCTACGGCGGTGGCAGCCGCGGTGACTCCGGCAGCAACTGGAGGAACTGA